The Streptomyces sp. NBC_01197 genome window below encodes:
- a CDS encoding permease: MHAVLHALSITGSMAWEIAWALILGFTLSAVVQAIVRKSTVVSLLGDDRPRTLAIAAGLGAASSSCSYAAVALARSLFRKGANFTAAMAFEIASTNLVVELGVILALLMGWQFTAAEFVGGPLMIVALAVLFRLFLRDTLLRRAGEQAERGLTGAMEGHAAMDMSVQREGSFVRRLLSREGFTSTSHVFVMEWAAILRDLVIGLLIAGAIAAWVPDSFWRTFFFDGHPLASKLWGPVIGPLVAIASFVCSIGNVPLAVVLWKGGISFGGVVSFVFADLLILPILNIYRKYYGAKTALFLLGTLYLATVVAGYIVEFIFGGLRLIPDQADARVPMGGATWNYTTFLNIAFLILAAALLIRFFRTGGRSMLGMMGDTPSSGHDHEGSADGNHHQRHVHEADDGGEPGPS; this comes from the coding sequence ATCCACGCCGTACTGCACGCACTGTCGATCACGGGTTCCATGGCCTGGGAGATCGCCTGGGCCCTGATCCTGGGCTTCACTCTGTCCGCCGTAGTCCAGGCCATCGTCCGTAAGTCCACCGTCGTGTCCCTGCTCGGCGACGACCGCCCCCGAACCCTCGCCATCGCCGCCGGTCTCGGTGCCGCCTCGTCCTCGTGCTCCTACGCCGCGGTGGCCCTGGCCCGCTCGCTGTTCCGCAAGGGCGCGAACTTCACCGCCGCGATGGCCTTCGAAATCGCCTCCACCAACCTCGTCGTGGAACTCGGCGTCATCCTTGCCCTCCTGATGGGCTGGCAGTTCACTGCGGCGGAGTTCGTCGGTGGCCCCCTCATGATCGTCGCCTTGGCCGTGCTGTTCCGTCTGTTCCTGCGGGACACACTTCTGCGCCGGGCAGGGGAACAGGCCGAACGCGGACTGACCGGAGCCATGGAAGGCCACGCAGCGATGGACATGTCAGTCCAGCGCGAGGGCTCCTTCGTTCGTCGGCTGCTGTCCCGCGAGGGCTTCACCTCCACCAGCCACGTCTTCGTCATGGAATGGGCGGCGATCCTTCGCGACCTGGTGATCGGACTGCTCATCGCGGGAGCCATCGCAGCCTGGGTGCCTGATTCGTTCTGGCGGACGTTCTTCTTCGACGGTCACCCACTGGCCTCCAAGCTCTGGGGCCCGGTCATCGGCCCGTTGGTCGCGATCGCCTCCTTCGTCTGCTCGATCGGCAATGTGCCTCTCGCGGTAGTGCTGTGGAAGGGCGGGATCAGCTTCGGCGGTGTGGTCTCGTTCGTCTTCGCGGACCTGCTGATCCTCCCGATCCTGAACATCTACCGGAAGTACTACGGAGCGAAGACGGCCCTCTTCCTGCTCGGCACCCTCTACCTCGCCACGGTCGTGGCCGGCTACATCGTGGAGTTCATCTTCGGCGGGCTCCGCCTCATCCCCGACCAGGCCGACGCCAGAGTCCCCATGGGAGGAGCCACCTGGAACTACACCACCTTCCTCAACATCGCCTTCCTCATCCTGGCCGCCGCTCTCCTCATCCGGTTCTTCCGTACCGGTGGCCGAAGCATGCTCGGGATGATGGGCGACACCCCCAGTTCCGGGCATGACCACGAAGGCTCCGCTGACGGCAATCATCATCAGCGCCACGTCCACGAAGCTGATGACGGTGGAGAGCCTGGTCCTTCCTGA
- a CDS encoding MarR family winged helix-turn-helix transcriptional regulator, with the protein MTEQAQPAPAMADVDAVARAVLTSSRLLVAVSARSLAAVEDRVTLPQFRLMVALSTHGTAKLVVLAEMLGVNPSTAMRMLDRLITAGLADRRINPEDRRETLLGLTDEGRQLVEEVTARRRTEITTIVERLAPEQRAALIDALTAFAEAGGEPAAPDDDVSLYPLGWSSTQASHVH; encoded by the coding sequence ATGACCGAGCAAGCTCAGCCCGCGCCAGCCATGGCCGACGTCGATGCCGTGGCCAGGGCGGTACTGACCTCGTCTCGCTTGCTGGTTGCCGTCTCAGCCCGCTCCCTCGCCGCCGTCGAGGACCGCGTCACCCTCCCGCAGTTCCGGCTGATGGTCGCCCTTTCGACCCACGGGACTGCCAAACTTGTCGTCCTCGCCGAGATGCTCGGCGTGAACCCGTCGACCGCGATGCGCATGCTGGACCGCCTCATCACGGCAGGACTTGCAGACCGCAGGATCAATCCGGAAGACCGGCGCGAGACCCTCCTCGGCCTCACCGACGAGGGACGGCAGCTGGTGGAGGAGGTCACAGCCCGGCGCCGTACGGAGATCACCACCATCGTCGAACGGCTCGCACCCGAACAGAGGGCCGCCCTGATCGACGCGTTGACCGCATTCGCTGAGGCCGGGGGCGAACCCGCGGCCCCCGACGATGACGTGTCTCTGTATCCGCTGGGCTGGTCCAGCACGCAGGCCAGCCACGTCCACTGA
- a CDS encoding amino acid ABC transporter permease has translation MTADMEKLGGAVDAPPTGPQTIRAIPVRHFGRYVAAVVAVALLASIVYAFSQGKINWGAVPDYFFDHRIIHGVGQTLLLTVLSMAIGIVGGIVLAVMRLSKNPVTSSIAWFYIWFFRGTPVLVQLMVWFNLGLVFTYINLGPIYKDYWSSFMTPLLTALLGLGLNEAAYMAEICRAGLLAVDEGQTEAAHALGMSHARTLRRIVVPQAMRVIVPPTGNEVINMLKTTSLVAAVQFYELLRTAQDIGQTSGAAVEMLFLAAAWYLVLTTIFSIGQFYLERYYARGSSRSLPLTPLQRIKANLASFSNRSGVSA, from the coding sequence ATGACTGCTGACATGGAAAAGTTGGGCGGCGCGGTCGACGCACCCCCCACCGGACCGCAAACCATCAGGGCCATCCCGGTCAGGCACTTCGGACGGTACGTCGCCGCGGTGGTCGCCGTGGCCCTGCTGGCCTCGATCGTCTACGCGTTCTCCCAGGGCAAGATCAACTGGGGCGCGGTACCGGACTACTTCTTCGACCACCGGATCATCCACGGTGTCGGCCAGACGCTGCTGCTCACCGTGCTCTCCATGGCGATCGGCATCGTCGGGGGCATCGTCCTCGCGGTGATGCGGCTGTCGAAGAACCCGGTGACCTCGTCGATCGCGTGGTTCTACATCTGGTTCTTCCGGGGCACTCCGGTCCTGGTCCAGCTGATGGTCTGGTTCAACCTGGGCCTGGTCTTCACGTACATCAACCTCGGCCCGATCTACAAGGACTACTGGTCGAGCTTTATGACGCCGCTTCTGACGGCGCTGCTCGGTCTCGGCCTGAACGAGGCCGCGTACATGGCGGAGATCTGCCGGGCCGGGCTGCTCGCGGTCGACGAGGGCCAGACGGAGGCCGCGCACGCGCTCGGCATGAGTCATGCCAGGACGCTGCGGCGGATCGTGGTCCCGCAGGCGATGCGGGTCATCGTGCCGCCGACCGGCAACGAGGTCATCAACATGCTGAAGACCACCTCGCTGGTGGCCGCGGTGCAGTTCTACGAACTGCTGCGGACGGCCCAGGACATCGGGCAGACGTCCGGAGCAGCGGTGGAGATGCTGTTCCTGGCCGCCGCCTGGTATCTGGTGCTCACGACCATCTTCTCCATCGGCCAGTTCTATCTGGAGCGCTACTACGCGCGCGGCTCCAGCCGCAGCCTGCCGCTGACCCCGCTCCAGCGGATCAAGGCGAACCTGGCTTCCTTCAGCAACCGCTCGGGGGTGTCCGCATGA
- the sodX gene encoding nickel-type superoxide dismutase maturation protease, translating into MTDQGRETRALLGLAEVTGPSMVPTLLHGDQLLVHYGAGLRPGDVAVLRHPLQQDLLIVKRLIERRDGGWWVLGDNTHAEGVDSRAFGTVPEELLLGRVRARYRPIMPGRQRSAAVVLSWLASAVRPVLADRDVSRRLRAR; encoded by the coding sequence ATGACGGATCAGGGGCGGGAGACGCGGGCTCTGTTGGGATTGGCGGAGGTGACGGGGCCGTCCATGGTGCCCACCCTGCTCCACGGTGACCAGCTGCTGGTGCACTACGGCGCCGGTCTCAGGCCGGGCGACGTGGCCGTGCTGCGCCATCCGCTGCAGCAGGATCTGCTGATCGTGAAACGGCTGATCGAGCGACGCGACGGCGGCTGGTGGGTGCTGGGGGACAACACGCACGCCGAAGGCGTGGACAGCCGCGCGTTCGGCACCGTTCCTGAGGAGTTGCTGCTCGGGAGGGTGCGGGCCAGATACCGGCCCATCATGCCGGGCCGTCAGCGCTCGGCCGCCGTGGTGCTCTCCTGGCTGGCGTCGGCGGTGCGGCCGGTACTGGCGGACCGTGACGTCTCCAGGCGCTTGCGCGCGCGGTAG
- a CDS encoding amino acid ABC transporter ATP-binding protein, whose translation MTAMVKTEGTTAMVKAEGVHKSFGPTRVLKGIDLEVAPREVFCLIGPSGSGKSTFLRCINHLEKVNAGRLYVDGDLVGYREKGEKLYELKDSEVALKRRDIGMVFQRFNLFPHMTAIENVMEAPVQVRGEAKAVARARAERLLDRVGLSDKAGSYPTQLSGGQQQRVAIARALAMEPKLMLFDEPTSALDPELVGDVLDVMRGLADEGMTMVVVTHEMGFAREVGDALVFMDDGVVVESGHPRDVLTNPQHDRTKSFLSKVL comes from the coding sequence ATGACCGCGATGGTGAAGACCGAGGGCACGACGGCGATGGTGAAGGCCGAGGGCGTCCACAAGTCCTTCGGACCGACTCGGGTACTCAAGGGGATCGACCTTGAGGTCGCCCCGCGCGAGGTGTTCTGCCTCATCGGCCCGTCGGGCTCCGGCAAGTCCACGTTCCTGCGGTGCATCAACCACCTGGAGAAGGTCAACGCCGGACGGCTGTACGTCGACGGGGACCTGGTCGGCTACCGCGAGAAGGGCGAGAAGCTCTACGAGCTGAAGGACAGCGAAGTCGCCCTGAAGCGCCGGGACATCGGCATGGTCTTCCAGCGCTTCAACCTCTTCCCGCACATGACCGCCATCGAGAACGTGATGGAGGCGCCGGTCCAGGTGCGCGGTGAGGCCAAGGCCGTCGCGCGCGCCCGCGCCGAGCGGCTGCTGGACCGGGTCGGGCTCTCCGACAAGGCCGGCAGCTATCCGACGCAGCTCTCCGGCGGCCAGCAGCAGCGGGTGGCCATCGCCCGCGCGCTGGCGATGGAGCCGAAGCTGATGCTCTTCGACGAGCCGACGTCGGCGCTCGACCCGGAGCTGGTGGGTGACGTCCTGGACGTGATGCGCGGCCTCGCGGACGAGGGCATGACGATGGTCGTCGTGACCCACGAGATGGGCTTCGCGCGGGAGGTCGGCGACGCGCTGGTCTTCATGGACGACGGTGTGGTGGTCGAGTCGGGCCACCCGCGGGACGTGCTGACCAACCCGCAGCACGATCGGACGAAGTCGTTCCTGTCGAAGGTGCTGTGA
- the sodN gene encoding superoxide dismutase, Ni, giving the protein MLSRLFAPKVKVSAHCDLPCGVYDPAQARIEAESVKAVQEKYQANEDPHFRARATVIKEERAELAKHHVSVLWSDYFKPPHFEKYPELHQLVNDALKALSTAKGSTDPATGQKALDYIAQIDKIFWETKKA; this is encoded by the coding sequence ATGCTTTCCCGCCTGTTTGCCCCCAAGGTGAAGGTCAGCGCCCACTGCGACCTCCCCTGCGGCGTGTACGACCCGGCCCAGGCCCGTATCGAGGCCGAGTCGGTCAAGGCCGTACAGGAGAAGTACCAGGCCAACGAGGACCCGCACTTCCGGGCCCGCGCCACGGTCATCAAGGAAGAGCGCGCGGAGCTCGCCAAGCACCACGTATCGGTGCTGTGGAGCGACTACTTCAAGCCGCCGCACTTCGAGAAGTACCCCGAGCTCCACCAGCTCGTCAATGACGCCCTCAAGGCGCTGTCGACGGCCAAGGGCTCGACGGACCCGGCCACGGGCCAGAAGGCGCTGGACTACATCGCCCAGATCGACAAGATCTTCTGGGAGACCAAGAAGGCTTGA
- a CDS encoding class I SAM-dependent methyltransferase codes for MPDREERFRVMLDMVEALVGPAPRVLDLACGTGSITDRLLKRFPGATSTGVDLDPALLAIAEGCFAGDDRVTLVAADLKDPAWTGLLPHQEYDAVLTATALHWLHTEPLAALYGQIGSLVVDGGVFMNADHMTDDGTPRINAAERAHRHAAMDRARAAGALDWADWWALAAKDPVLAGPTAERYRIYGEHAEGDTPSARWHADTLRAAGFAEARPVWASPSDTLVLAVK; via the coding sequence ATGCCCGACCGTGAGGAGCGGTTCCGGGTCATGCTGGACATGGTCGAGGCCCTGGTGGGACCTGCTCCCCGGGTGCTGGATCTCGCATGCGGTACGGGAAGTATCACGGATCGGCTGCTGAAGCGGTTCCCCGGAGCCACCAGCACGGGCGTGGATCTCGATCCTGCGCTGCTCGCGATCGCAGAGGGCTGCTTCGCCGGTGACGACCGTGTCACCCTGGTGGCCGCCGATCTCAAGGACCCCGCCTGGACCGGGCTGCTGCCGCACCAGGAGTACGACGCCGTGCTCACCGCGACCGCGCTGCACTGGCTGCACACCGAGCCGCTCGCCGCGCTCTACGGGCAGATCGGCTCCCTCGTCGTGGACGGCGGCGTGTTCATGAACGCCGACCACATGACCGACGACGGGACGCCGCGGATCAACGCGGCCGAGCGCGCCCACCGGCACGCCGCCATGGACCGCGCCAGGGCCGCGGGCGCCCTCGACTGGGCGGACTGGTGGGCCCTGGCCGCCAAGGACCCCGTCCTCGCGGGACCGACCGCCGAGCGGTACCGGATCTACGGCGAGCACGCGGAGGGGGACACACCGTCCGCCCGGTGGCACGCGGACACCCTGCGCGCGGCGGGCTTCGCGGAGGCGCGGCCTGTCTGGGCCTCCCCGTCCGACACCCTGGTGCTCGCCGTGAAGTAG
- a CDS encoding CGNR zinc finger domain-containing protein codes for MELAYYSDYAVRLVNTEEPARNKDSLTSVEAVRELFGTNASAARRATDADVTRFRSVRGRLRAVFRAADEGDETLAVDLLNSLLLEFPVSPQISGHDHRDDDDRPLWHMHLADHPSNATSGYAAIASMGLAFHLTEYGVDRLGLCEAAPCRNAYLDTSTNRSRRYCSDRCATRANVAAYRARKRLETSRSASTGRTADASQESTTAAER; via the coding sequence GTGGAACTGGCCTATTACTCGGACTACGCCGTGCGCCTGGTGAACACCGAGGAGCCGGCCCGCAACAAGGACTCCCTCACCTCGGTCGAAGCGGTACGCGAGCTCTTCGGCACGAACGCGTCCGCGGCCCGCCGCGCGACGGACGCCGACGTCACCCGCTTCCGCTCGGTCAGGGGCAGGCTGCGCGCCGTGTTCAGGGCAGCGGACGAAGGGGACGAGACTCTCGCGGTCGACCTGCTCAACTCGCTGCTGCTGGAGTTCCCGGTCTCGCCGCAGATCTCGGGGCACGACCACCGCGACGACGACGACCGGCCGCTGTGGCACATGCACCTGGCCGACCACCCGTCCAACGCGACGTCCGGCTACGCGGCCATCGCCTCGATGGGGCTCGCCTTCCATCTCACCGAGTACGGGGTGGACCGGCTCGGGCTGTGCGAGGCAGCGCCGTGCCGCAATGCCTATCTCGACACATCGACAAACCGCTCCCGGCGCTACTGCTCGGACCGCTGCGCGACCCGCGCCAACGTGGCCGCCTACCGCGCGCGCAAGCGCCTGGAGACGTCACGGTCCGCCAGTACCGGCCGCACCGCCGACGCCAGCCAGGAGAGCACCACGGCGGCCGAGCGCTGA
- a CDS encoding aminoglycoside phosphotransferase — translation MPAAPITFYELPAAVRTAIEAETGPIRRIENINTGLNSSLSARAHTTGRTVFLKGLRTGHRWVWTQQREADVNPYVTPLAPRVLFHVIVDGWDVLGFESIVGRHADYAPGSPDLTKVLDVLRDLAALPCPDIELRHAEQRLANYVLHPGEADAFQGDALLHTDWNNHNILIAGHRAHLVDWGWATRGAAWLGPAYWIIWLIAAGHTPTDAEESVTSLPAWSLAPPQAVDAFAHASANLWEEIADAAPDDWATNLLDAARLWQQHRDDRS, via the coding sequence ATGCCCGCAGCCCCGATCACCTTCTATGAACTCCCCGCCGCGGTCCGTACGGCCATCGAGGCCGAGACCGGCCCGATCCGCAGAATCGAGAACATCAATACCGGTCTCAACAGCTCTCTCTCCGCACGTGCACACACCACTGGCAGAACCGTCTTCCTCAAGGGCTTGCGTACCGGCCACCGCTGGGTCTGGACCCAGCAGCGCGAGGCAGATGTCAACCCATACGTCACCCCCCTTGCCCCGCGTGTTCTCTTTCACGTCATCGTCGACGGCTGGGACGTCCTCGGCTTCGAGAGCATCGTGGGACGTCACGCCGACTACGCACCTGGCTCCCCTGACCTGACCAAAGTCTTGGACGTGCTCCGAGACCTCGCCGCCCTCCCCTGCCCTGACATCGAACTCCGCCACGCCGAACAGCGCCTGGCCAACTACGTGCTGCACCCCGGCGAGGCGGACGCCTTCCAAGGCGACGCCCTGCTCCACACCGACTGGAACAACCACAACATCCTCATCGCTGGCCACCGCGCCCACCTCGTCGACTGGGGCTGGGCAACCCGCGGAGCCGCCTGGCTCGGTCCGGCCTACTGGATCATCTGGCTGATCGCGGCAGGTCACACACCGACAGACGCAGAAGAGTCGGTCACGTCTCTACCCGCCTGGTCATTGGCACCACCTCAAGCAGTGGATGCTTTCGCCCACGCCAGCGCGAACCTCTGGGAAGAGATCGCGGACGCCGCCCCAGATGACTGGGCGACGAACTTGCTCGACGCCGCACGGCTCTGGCAGCAGCACCGAGACGATCGCTCCTGA